Proteins encoded in a region of the Streptomyces akebiae genome:
- a CDS encoding YidH family protein: MIEFARNVRLWFVPEDVRKDGRTPDYRFSLANERTFLAWLRTSLALIGGGFAVDQFLPDLRWGWRVGLALALLASGVLCALRAVNHWVRCERAMRRGEDLPVSRFPALLGLVVAVVAVAMVAVVLLGWEG, translated from the coding sequence GTGATCGAATTTGCACGGAACGTCCGACTCTGGTTCGTCCCCGAGGACGTCCGGAAGGACGGCCGGACCCCGGACTACCGGTTCTCCCTGGCCAATGAGCGGACGTTCCTGGCCTGGCTGCGCACCTCGCTCGCGCTCATCGGCGGCGGGTTCGCGGTGGACCAGTTCCTGCCGGACCTGCGCTGGGGCTGGCGGGTCGGGCTCGCGCTCGCCCTGCTGGCCTCCGGGGTGCTGTGCGCGCTCCGGGCGGTCAACCACTGGGTGCGCTGCGAGCGGGCGATGCGGCGCGGGGAGGATCTGCCGGTCTCGCGCTTCCCGGCGCTGCTCGGCCTCGTCGTCGCCGTGGTCGCCGTCGCGATGGTCGCCGTGGTGCTGCTCGGGTGGGAGGGGTGA
- a CDS encoding molybdopterin-dependent oxidoreductase: MNPEHPEAREAPAEHPDDDAREAERGKPIGRRVLLGTLGLGALGVVSAPVLQRGMEAFLGEAAQKDPTGLTGLLPNGGGFRYYSVTSSVPRKTAANYRLTLDGLVDRPTSYTLADLRALPQTRMVKDVQCVTGWRVPDTPFEGVRLSVLLDAAGVRSSAGAVRFTCFDGAYSESLTLEQARRADVLVALRMQDKDIGHNHGGPVRLYVAPMYFYKSAKWLSGIEVTEEAEPGYWEERGYDIDAWVGRSNGRDDEPTT, encoded by the coding sequence GTGAACCCTGAACATCCCGAGGCGCGGGAAGCGCCGGCGGAGCACCCCGACGACGACGCGAGGGAGGCGGAGCGCGGCAAGCCCATCGGCCGCCGCGTCCTCCTCGGCACCCTCGGACTCGGCGCCCTCGGCGTCGTCTCCGCGCCGGTCCTCCAGCGCGGCATGGAGGCGTTCCTCGGCGAGGCGGCCCAGAAGGACCCCACCGGACTGACGGGCCTGCTGCCCAACGGCGGCGGCTTCCGCTACTACTCGGTGACGTCGTCCGTCCCCCGCAAGACCGCCGCGAACTACCGCCTCACCCTCGACGGACTGGTGGACAGACCCACCTCGTACACCCTCGCCGACCTGCGGGCCCTGCCGCAGACCCGGATGGTGAAGGACGTCCAGTGCGTCACCGGCTGGCGCGTGCCGGACACCCCGTTCGAGGGCGTACGGCTCTCCGTGCTGCTGGACGCGGCCGGGGTGCGCTCCTCGGCGGGAGCGGTCCGCTTCACCTGTTTCGACGGCGCGTACAGCGAGAGTCTCACCCTGGAGCAGGCCCGCCGCGCGGATGTCCTGGTGGCCCTGCGCATGCAGGACAAGGACATCGGCCACAACCACGGCGGCCCGGTCCGCCTGTACGTCGCTCCCATGTACTTCTACAAGTCGGCGAAGTGGCTCTCCGGCATCGAGGTCACCGAGGAGGCCGAGCCCGGCTACTGGGAGGAGCGGGGCTACGACATCGACGCGTGGGTCGGCCGATCGAACGGACGGGACGATGAACCGACGACTTGA
- a CDS encoding GntP family permease encodes MTRLNVELLAADPVEPITSAGHAQLGIAVLAGIAVIVVLITRFKVHAFLALTIGSLALGAFAGAPLDKAIASFTTGLGTTVAGVGVLIALGAILGKLLADSGGADQIVDTILAKAGGRAMPWAMVLIASVIGLPLFFEVGIVLLIPVVLMVAKRGDYSLMRIGVPALAGLSVMHGLIPPHPGPLVAIDAVQANLGVTLALGLVVAIPTVIIAGPLFSKYAARWVDVPVPERMIPVRASEELEKRPGFGATITTVLLPVVLMLAKALVDIVVDDPENMVQRVFDVAGSPLIALLAAVIVGMFTLGRAAGFTKERLGSTVEKSLAPIAGILLIVGAGGGFKQTLIDSGVGQMILEISEDWSIPALVLAWLIAVAIRLATGSATVATISAAGLVAPLAADMSTTHTALLVLAIGAGSLFFSHVNDAGFWMVKEYFGMSVGQTIKTWSVMETIISVVAGAIVLLLSLII; translated from the coding sequence GTGACCAGACTCAACGTCGAGCTGCTGGCAGCGGACCCCGTCGAGCCGATCACCTCGGCGGGGCACGCACAGCTGGGCATCGCCGTACTGGCGGGTATCGCCGTGATCGTCGTGCTCATCACCCGCTTCAAGGTGCACGCCTTCCTGGCGCTGACGATCGGCTCGCTCGCGCTCGGCGCGTTCGCCGGGGCCCCGCTGGACAAGGCGATCGCCAGCTTCACCACCGGGCTCGGCACGACCGTGGCCGGGGTCGGTGTGCTCATCGCGCTCGGCGCGATCCTCGGCAAGCTGCTGGCGGACTCCGGGGGCGCCGACCAGATCGTCGACACCATCCTGGCGAAGGCCGGCGGGCGGGCGATGCCGTGGGCGATGGTGCTGATCGCCTCGGTGATCGGGCTGCCGCTGTTCTTCGAGGTCGGGATCGTGCTGCTCATCCCGGTCGTCCTGATGGTCGCCAAGCGTGGCGACTACTCGCTGATGCGCATCGGCGTCCCGGCCCTCGCCGGTCTGTCCGTGATGCACGGGCTGATCCCGCCGCACCCCGGTCCGCTGGTCGCGATCGACGCGGTGCAGGCCAATCTGGGCGTCACGCTGGCGCTGGGCCTGGTCGTCGCGATACCGACCGTGATCATCGCCGGTCCGCTGTTCTCGAAGTACGCGGCGCGCTGGGTGGACGTCCCGGTGCCCGAGCGGATGATCCCGGTACGGGCCTCGGAGGAGCTGGAGAAGCGGCCCGGGTTCGGCGCGACCATCACGACCGTGCTGCTGCCGGTGGTGCTGATGCTGGCCAAGGCGCTCGTGGACATCGTCGTGGACGACCCCGAGAACATGGTGCAGCGGGTCTTCGACGTGGCCGGCTCGCCGCTGATCGCGCTGCTCGCGGCCGTGATCGTGGGCATGTTCACGCTGGGGCGGGCGGCCGGGTTCACCAAGGAGCGGCTGGGGTCGACCGTCGAGAAGTCCCTCGCGCCGATCGCGGGCATCCTGTTGATCGTCGGCGCGGGCGGCGGGTTCAAGCAGACACTCATCGACTCCGGGGTCGGGCAGATGATCCTGGAGATATCCGAGGACTGGTCGATCCCCGCGCTCGTCCTGGCCTGGCTGATCGCGGTGGCGATCCGGCTGGCGACCGGGTCGGCGACGGTCGCCACGATCTCGGCGGCGGGCCTGGTGGCACCGCTGGCCGCGGACATGTCGACGACCCACACCGCCCTGCTCGTCCTCGCCATCGGCGCGGGCTCCCTCTTCTTCAGCCATGTCAACGACGCCGGCTTCTGGATGGTGAAGGAGTACTTCGGGATGAGTGTCGGCCAGACCATCAAGACCTGGTCGGTGATGGAGACGATCATCTCGGTGGTGGCGGGGGCGATCGTGCTGCTGCTGTCGCTGATCATCTAG
- a CDS encoding gluconokinase, whose amino-acid sequence MRTPQVVVVMGVAGTGKTTIGPLLAARLGVPYAEGDDFHPEANIAKMSAGTPLDDADRGPWLDAIGTWAHDRAGLGGVVSCSALKRAYRDRLRAAAPGVVFVHLAGDRALIEDRMSHRQGHFMPTALLDSQFATLQPLEADEAGVTVDVAGAPEEIAERAVAALREFDPASS is encoded by the coding sequence ATGCGTACCCCTCAGGTCGTCGTGGTGATGGGCGTGGCGGGGACCGGGAAGACCACGATCGGTCCCCTGCTCGCGGCCCGGCTCGGCGTTCCCTACGCCGAGGGCGACGACTTCCACCCCGAGGCCAACATCGCCAAGATGTCGGCCGGGACACCGCTGGACGACGCGGACCGGGGGCCGTGGCTGGACGCCATCGGCACCTGGGCGCACGACCGGGCGGGACTCGGCGGGGTGGTCAGCTGTTCCGCGTTGAAGCGTGCCTACCGGGACCGGCTGCGGGCGGCGGCGCCCGGTGTCGTCTTCGTGCATCTCGCCGGTGACCGGGCCCTCATCGAGGACCGGATGTCCCACCGGCAGGGCCACTTCATGCCCACGGCGCTGCTCGACTCGCAGTTCGCCACGCTGCAGCCGCTGGAGGCGGACGAGGCGGGCGTCACGGTCGACGTGGCGGGCGCGCCCGAGGAGATCGCCGAGCGGGCGGTCGCAGCGCTGCGGGAGTTCGATCCGGCGTCGTCGTAG
- a CDS encoding FadR/GntR family transcriptional regulator has translation MTTPGRGLHGRVLETLGPAITAGDYPPGSVLRTDELAQTFEVSRSVMREAVRVLESMHLVESRRRVGVIVRPPAEWNVYDPQVIRWRLAGADRPRQLRSLTVLRSAVEPIAAGLAARNATAEQCAALTECAIGMVANSRGHKLEGYLRHDVVFHRLILDASGNEMFARLGDVVEEVLAGRTHHAVMFHDPDPVAVTLHVQVAEAIREHDASRAEQLTREITEGALQELDILAP, from the coding sequence ATGACCACACCGGGCCGGGGGCTGCACGGCCGAGTTCTGGAGACCCTCGGACCGGCGATCACGGCGGGCGACTACCCACCGGGCAGCGTGCTGCGCACCGACGAACTCGCCCAGACCTTCGAGGTCTCCCGCTCCGTGATGCGCGAGGCGGTCCGCGTGCTGGAGTCCATGCACCTGGTCGAGTCCCGCCGCAGGGTCGGCGTGATCGTCCGCCCGCCCGCCGAGTGGAACGTCTACGACCCGCAGGTCATCCGCTGGCGGCTGGCCGGCGCGGACCGCCCCCGCCAGCTGCGCTCCCTCACCGTCCTGCGCTCCGCCGTCGAACCGATCGCCGCGGGCCTGGCCGCGCGCAACGCCACCGCCGAGCAGTGCGCCGCGCTCACCGAGTGCGCCATCGGCATGGTCGCCAACTCACGCGGCCACAAACTGGAGGGCTACCTCCGGCACGACGTCGTCTTCCACCGCCTGATCCTCGACGCCTCCGGCAACGAGATGTTCGCCCGCCTCGGCGACGTCGTCGAGGAGGTCCTCGCCGGCCGCACCCACCACGCCGTGATGTTCCACGACCCCGACCCCGTCGCCGTCACCCTCCACGTCCAGGTCGCCGAGGCCATCCGCGAACACGACGCCTCCCGAGCCGAACAGCTCACCAGGGAGATCACCGAGGGCGCCCTCCAGGAACTGGACATCCTGGCGCCGTGA
- a CDS encoding YchJ family protein: MSSRRSGSRARSKSASRAASPVPRTCPCGLPQTYEDCCGRYHSGSAAAPTAEALMRSRYSAFVVRDEAYLLRSWHPRTRPADIAFDTTMRWTGLEILESRDGSAFHTTGTVTFRASYRGGSMHERSRFERVDGAWVYVDGEFPES, from the coding sequence ATGTCGTCGCGCCGCAGTGGTTCCAGGGCCAGGTCGAAGAGTGCTTCGCGGGCCGCTTCGCCGGTCCCTCGCACGTGCCCGTGCGGGCTGCCGCAGACCTACGAGGACTGCTGTGGGCGCTACCACTCCGGGAGCGCCGCCGCGCCGACCGCCGAGGCCCTGATGCGGTCCCGGTACAGCGCGTTCGTCGTGCGCGACGAGGCCTATCTGCTGCGCAGTTGGCATCCCCGCACCCGGCCCGCCGACATCGCCTTCGACACGACGATGCGCTGGACCGGCCTGGAGATCCTGGAGAGCCGGGACGGCTCCGCCTTCCACACCACCGGCACCGTAACCTTCCGCGCCTCGTACCGCGGCGGCTCGATGCACGAACGCAGCCGCTTCGAGCGGGTGGACGGGGCGTGGGTGTACGTGGACGGCGAGTTCCCGGAGTCGTGA
- a CDS encoding cytochrome b/b6 domain-containing protein: protein MNRRLEERPVHADTRVPRFTAAERWIHRTTAALMGICVVTAAFLYLPALAELVGRRALVVTVHEWAGLLLPVPVLAGLASRAFRADVGRLNRWGPHDRLWLRAARRRAPGPRPAAKFNAGQKLYAAWIAGATLVMLATGLMMWFTHLTPLMWRTSATFVHDWLALTIGVVLAGHIGMALGDPEARRGLRTGSVSREWADSEHPLWRP from the coding sequence ATGAACCGACGACTTGAGGAACGCCCGGTCCACGCGGACACCCGCGTTCCGCGCTTCACCGCCGCCGAACGCTGGATCCACCGTACGACCGCCGCCCTGATGGGCATCTGCGTGGTGACGGCCGCCTTCCTCTACCTCCCCGCCCTCGCGGAACTGGTCGGCCGCCGGGCCCTGGTGGTGACGGTCCACGAGTGGGCGGGCCTGCTCCTGCCGGTCCCGGTCCTGGCGGGCCTGGCCTCCCGCGCGTTCCGCGCGGACGTCGGCCGCCTGAACCGGTGGGGCCCGCACGACCGCCTCTGGCTCCGCGCCGCCCGCCGCCGCGCCCCCGGCCCGCGCCCCGCCGCCAAGTTCAACGCCGGCCAGAAGCTCTACGCGGCCTGGATCGCCGGCGCCACCCTCGTCATGCTCGCCACGGGCCTGATGATGTGGTTCACCCACCTCACCCCCCTGATGTGGCGCACCAGCGCGACCTTCGTCCACGACTGGCTGGCCCTGACCATCGGCGTCGTCCTGGCCGGCCACATCGGCATGGCCCTGGGCGACCCCGAGGCCCGACGGGGGCTGCGCACGGGATCGGTGAGCCGGGAGTGGGCGGACAGCGAGCATCCGCTGTGGCGGCCGTAG
- a CDS encoding DUF202 domain-containing protein — MSTPSAPPASPDRDPGLQPERTRLAWRRTTLTGAVIAVLAAKSALHGGPSTAGVLAAVLCVVLWLGLLSLAHRRIAALAAARPPVLAAPTAATAVLCVIALAVCGAALVF, encoded by the coding sequence GTGAGCACACCGTCCGCTCCCCCGGCGTCCCCCGACCGCGACCCCGGCCTCCAGCCCGAGCGCACCCGGCTCGCCTGGCGCCGTACGACCCTCACGGGGGCCGTGATCGCCGTGCTCGCGGCGAAGTCCGCGCTGCACGGTGGACCGTCGACGGCCGGCGTACTGGCCGCGGTGCTGTGCGTCGTGCTGTGGCTGGGCCTCCTGTCGCTCGCCCACCGCCGTATCGCCGCCCTGGCCGCCGCCCGCCCGCCGGTCCTCGCGGCCCCGACCGCCGCGACGGCCGTCCTGTGCGTGATCGCCCTCGCGGTGTGCGGCGCGGCGCTGGTGTTCTGA
- a CDS encoding NUDIX hydrolase has protein sequence MSAADEILDIVDENDQVIGQAPRGEVYARGMRHRAVFVLARDAAGRIFVHRRTATKLVFPSLYDMFVGGVVGAGESYDDAALREAEEELGVTGLARPEPLFKFLYDDGAGRTWWSAVYEVRCESPVSPQVEEVAWHGFLTEGEVERRLGEWQWVPDGTAAYERLKEHRGG, from the coding sequence ATGAGCGCCGCCGACGAGATCCTCGACATCGTGGACGAGAACGACCAGGTCATCGGGCAGGCACCGCGGGGGGAGGTGTATGCGCGGGGGATGCGGCATCGAGCCGTGTTCGTGCTGGCCAGGGACGCCGCGGGGCGGATCTTCGTGCATCGGCGTACGGCGACCAAACTGGTCTTCCCGTCGCTGTACGACATGTTCGTGGGCGGGGTCGTCGGCGCGGGCGAGTCCTACGACGACGCGGCGCTTCGCGAGGCCGAGGAGGAGCTGGGGGTCACGGGGCTGGCGCGCCCCGAGCCGCTGTTCAAGTTCCTGTACGACGACGGGGCGGGGCGCACCTGGTGGTCGGCCGTGTACGAGGTCCGCTGCGAGTCGCCGGTGAGCCCGCAGGTCGAGGAGGTCGCCTGGCACGGGTTCCTCACGGAGGGCGAGGTGGAGCGGCGGCTGGGCGAGTGGCAGTGGGTGCCGGACGGGACGGCGGCGTACGAGCGGCTGAAGGAGCACAGGGGCGGGTGA
- a CDS encoding FAD-binding dehydrogenase, whose amino-acid sequence MSYDADVIVIGAGLAGLAATAELVDAGRKVILLDQEPEQSIGGQAHWSFGGLFFVDSPEQRRLRIKDSHALALQDWMGTAAFDREEDHWPRKWAEAYVDFAAGEKRSWLHRQGVRFFPVVGWAERGGYDANGHGNSVPRFHITWGTGPGLVAPFERRVREGVARGLVQLKFRHRVTGLSRSAGSVDTVTGEILEPSTIERGQPSGREVTGAFELKAQAVIVTSGGIGGNHDLVRANWPERLGNPPEKMISGVPAHVDGRMLGIAEEAGAHLINRDRMWHYTEGIQNWNPIWENHGIRVLPGPSSLWLDARGKRLPVPLFPGFDTLGTLEHIMKTGYDYTWFVLDQKIIGKEFALSGSEQNPDLTGKSVKDVFIRARADVPGPVKAFMDHGVDFVVEKDLGSLVRGMNALTKDPLIDEAELRREIVSRDREVANPFTKDLQVMAIRGARNYLGDKLIRTATPHRILDPKAGPLIAVRLNILTRKTLGGLETDLSSRVLTEGGDPLEGVYAAGEAAGFGGGGVHGYRSLEGTFLGGCLFSGRTAGRAAAKATG is encoded by the coding sequence ATGTCGTACGACGCAGATGTGATCGTGATCGGGGCGGGCCTCGCCGGGCTCGCGGCGACCGCGGAGCTCGTCGACGCGGGCCGCAAGGTGATCCTCCTCGACCAGGAGCCGGAGCAGTCGATCGGCGGCCAGGCGCACTGGTCCTTCGGCGGGCTCTTCTTCGTCGACTCGCCCGAGCAGCGCCGTCTGCGGATCAAGGACAGCCACGCCCTCGCCCTCCAGGACTGGATGGGCACGGCCGCTTTCGACCGCGAGGAGGACCACTGGCCGCGCAAGTGGGCCGAGGCGTACGTCGACTTCGCGGCCGGTGAGAAGCGGTCCTGGCTGCACCGCCAGGGCGTGCGGTTCTTCCCGGTGGTCGGCTGGGCGGAGCGCGGCGGATACGACGCCAACGGTCATGGCAACTCCGTCCCCCGCTTCCACATCACCTGGGGCACCGGCCCCGGCCTGGTCGCGCCCTTCGAGCGGCGGGTGCGGGAAGGGGTGGCCCGGGGACTTGTCCAGCTGAAGTTCCGGCACCGGGTGACGGGTCTGTCGCGCAGCGCGGGCTCCGTCGACACCGTCACCGGCGAGATCCTGGAACCGTCGACGATCGAGCGCGGTCAGCCGAGCGGCCGCGAGGTCACCGGCGCCTTCGAACTGAAGGCCCAGGCCGTGATCGTCACCTCCGGCGGCATCGGAGGCAACCACGACCTGGTCCGCGCCAACTGGCCCGAGCGCCTCGGCAACCCCCCGGAGAAGATGATCTCCGGTGTCCCCGCGCACGTCGACGGCCGGATGCTCGGCATCGCCGAGGAGGCGGGGGCGCACCTCATCAACCGCGACCGGATGTGGCACTACACCGAGGGCATCCAGAACTGGAACCCCATCTGGGAGAACCACGGCATCCGCGTCCTCCCCGGCCCGTCCTCGCTCTGGCTGGACGCCCGGGGCAAGCGGCTCCCGGTTCCGCTGTTCCCCGGCTTCGACACCCTCGGCACGCTGGAACACATCATGAAGACCGGGTACGACTACACGTGGTTCGTGCTCGACCAGAAGATCATCGGCAAGGAGTTCGCCCTCTCCGGCTCCGAGCAGAACCCCGACCTGACGGGCAAGTCCGTCAAGGACGTCTTCATCCGGGCCCGCGCGGACGTCCCCGGCCCGGTGAAGGCCTTCATGGACCACGGCGTCGACTTCGTCGTCGAGAAGGACCTCGGCTCCCTGGTCCGCGGCATGAACGCCCTCACCAAGGACCCGCTGATCGACGAGGCCGAGCTGCGCCGTGAGATCGTCTCCCGGGACCGTGAGGTCGCCAACCCCTTCACCAAGGACCTCCAGGTCATGGCGATCCGAGGGGCCCGCAACTACCTCGGCGACAAGCTGATCCGCACCGCCACCCCGCACCGCATCCTCGACCCCAAGGCGGGCCCGCTGATCGCCGTCCGCCTGAACATCCTGACCCGCAAGACCCTCGGCGGCCTGGAGACCGACCTCTCCTCCCGGGTCCTCACCGAGGGCGGCGACCCGCTGGAGGGCGTGTACGCGGCGGGCGAGGCCGCCGGCTTCGGCGGCGGCGGAGTCCACGGCTACCGCTCCCTGGAGGGCACGTTCCTCGGCGGCTGCCTGTTCTCGGGCCGTACGGCCGGCCGGGCGGCGGCGAAGGCGACGGGCTGA
- a CDS encoding M1 family metallopeptidase yields MAVQQSVGPDPYFPANGDSRYRVHRYELAVDYRPGPNRLSGTARLNAIAGRAALAEFQLNLADFKIGRVRVDGRAPHYSHRGGRLRIRPAKPIRPGAAFTVEVHWSGNPKPVNSPWGGLGWEELTDGALVASQPVGAPSWYPCNDRPADKASYQISVTTPSAYQVVAGGRLLTRTAKASTTTWVYEQSAPTSSYLVGLSIGRYQTVLLGDPRPGGVPQHGHIPAHLLTEFSRDFARQPAMMELFEELFGPYPFGEYAVVVTEEELDVPVEAQGLSLFGANHVDGARGSERLVAHELAHQWFGNSVSIADWRHIWLNEGFAKYAEWLWSERSGGRSAQQLASAAHQKLAALPQDLRLADPGRKLMFDDRLYERGGLTVHAVRCALGDEAFFRMLRGWATVHRGGAVTTAGFTAHAGRYADGPLDALFRAWLREPALPPLPSPRGSGVPARPPYPPTNAGSA; encoded by the coding sequence GTGGCGGTTCAGCAGTCAGTGGGTCCGGACCCGTACTTCCCGGCGAACGGCGATTCCCGTTACCGGGTTCATCGGTACGAGCTGGCTGTGGACTACCGGCCGGGGCCGAACCGGCTGTCGGGCACCGCGCGGCTCAACGCCATAGCGGGCCGGGCCGCGCTCGCCGAGTTCCAGTTGAACCTGGCCGACTTCAAGATCGGGCGGGTGCGGGTCGACGGGCGGGCGCCGCACTACTCGCACCGGGGCGGCAGGCTGCGGATCCGGCCGGCCAAGCCGATCCGGCCCGGGGCCGCGTTCACGGTCGAGGTGCACTGGTCGGGCAATCCCAAGCCGGTCAACAGCCCCTGGGGCGGGCTCGGTTGGGAGGAGCTGACCGACGGGGCGCTGGTGGCGAGCCAGCCGGTCGGGGCGCCGTCCTGGTATCCGTGCAACGACCGGCCCGCCGACAAGGCCTCGTACCAGATCTCGGTGACGACGCCGTCGGCGTACCAGGTGGTGGCGGGCGGGCGGCTGCTCACCCGTACGGCGAAGGCGTCCACGACGACGTGGGTGTACGAGCAGTCGGCGCCGACGTCGAGCTATCTGGTGGGGCTGTCGATCGGCAGGTACCAGACCGTGCTGCTGGGCGATCCGAGGCCGGGTGGGGTGCCGCAGCACGGGCACATCCCGGCGCACCTGCTCACCGAGTTCTCGCGGGACTTCGCGCGGCAGCCCGCCATGATGGAGCTGTTCGAGGAGCTCTTCGGGCCGTACCCGTTCGGGGAGTACGCGGTGGTGGTGACCGAGGAGGAGCTCGATGTCCCGGTCGAGGCCCAGGGGTTGTCGCTGTTCGGCGCCAACCACGTGGACGGGGCGCGGGGTTCGGAGCGGCTGGTGGCGCACGAGCTGGCGCATCAGTGGTTCGGCAACAGCGTGTCCATCGCCGACTGGCGGCACATCTGGCTGAACGAGGGGTTCGCCAAGTACGCCGAGTGGCTGTGGTCGGAGCGTTCCGGCGGGCGTTCGGCACAGCAACTGGCGTCCGCCGCGCACCAGAAGCTCGCCGCGCTGCCCCAGGATCTGCGGTTGGCCGACCCGGGCCGCAAGCTGATGTTCGACGACCGGCTCTACGAGCGCGGGGGTCTCACCGTCCATGCCGTCCGCTGTGCCCTCGGTGACGAGGCGTTCTTCCGGATGCTGCGCGGCTGGGCGACCGTCCACCGCGGTGGTGCCGTGACGACGGCCGGCTTCACCGCGCACGCGGGCCGCTACGCCGACGGGCCGCTGGACGCCCTGTTCCGGGCCTGGTTGCGGGAGCCGGCGCTGCCGCCCCTGCCCTCCCCCAGGGGCTCCGGGGTGCCGGCGCGACCGCCGTATCCGCCGACGAACGCGGGCTCGGCGTAG